The Halogeometricum rufum genome has a segment encoding these proteins:
- a CDS encoding DsbA family protein: protein MTLSRRDLLLAGAVGLGGLGGCLGDSGGGAGGSDTPSPGSTAADATDAATDGPTTATFDAHPATADVAAQPRLGSADADVQIVAFEDPSCPRCRAFERNTVPEIRSELVETGVGSFVVRTAPLVYPWGEPAIYALEATYARDADAFWGLLGHYFEAQSSFDADNVRSKTASWLSANTELDGEGVVEAADGDEAAAAVAADVDAAEAANVTGTPTVFLFRDGSYVTRATGSVSFDLIRSALGL, encoded by the coding sequence ATGACGCTCTCTCGGCGGGACCTGCTACTGGCCGGCGCTGTCGGACTGGGCGGCCTCGGCGGGTGTCTCGGCGACTCCGGCGGAGGTGCCGGGGGGTCGGACACGCCGTCGCCGGGTTCGACGGCCGCCGACGCGACGGACGCCGCCACCGACGGCCCGACGACGGCGACGTTCGACGCGCACCCGGCCACGGCTGACGTCGCCGCCCAGCCACGACTGGGGAGCGCGGACGCCGACGTGCAGATAGTCGCCTTCGAGGACCCGTCGTGCCCGCGGTGCCGAGCGTTCGAGCGGAACACCGTCCCCGAGATTCGGTCGGAACTGGTCGAGACGGGCGTCGGGTCGTTCGTCGTCCGCACCGCGCCGCTCGTGTACCCGTGGGGCGAGCCGGCAATCTACGCGCTGGAGGCGACGTACGCCCGGGACGCCGACGCGTTCTGGGGCCTCCTCGGCCACTACTTCGAGGCGCAGTCGTCGTTCGACGCCGACAACGTCCGGTCGAAGACGGCGTCGTGGCTGTCGGCCAACACGGAACTCGACGGCGAGGGCGTGGTCGAAGCGGCCGACGGCGACGAGGCGGCCGCCGCCGTCGCCGCGGACGTCGACGCCGCCGAGGCGGCGAACGTCACCGGGACGCCGACGGTGTTCCTCTTCCGGGACGGGTCGTACGTCACGCGCGCGACGGGCAGCGTCAGCTTCGACCTGATTCGGAGCGCGCTGGGGCTATGA
- a CDS encoding TatD family hydrolase → MEQLGTPVLDNHLHLDPTHGRGLDAVRDFSRLGGTHLLVVNKPSWHLGVDANEGADFRPVFEETVDVVADATAELPGRAWPVLGVHPGLVSHLVDERGLSPAEARDVMQSGLDVAAEYVRAGDALALKSGRPHYDVSEAVWEASNDVMRHAFALGADLDCAVQLHTEASDDLTEVAEWAEDAGMARERVVKHYAGGRLAGPTPSVMSEKDRLEVAAERGAPFLMETDFVDDADRPGAVLGPKTVPRRVRWMLEEGWDDAVATAHVETPRDVYGIDTRETLTR, encoded by the coding sequence ATGGAACAGTTGGGTACGCCGGTTCTCGACAACCACCTCCACCTCGACCCGACGCACGGCCGCGGACTGGACGCCGTCCGCGACTTCTCCCGCCTCGGCGGGACGCACCTGCTCGTGGTGAACAAGCCGTCGTGGCACCTCGGCGTCGACGCCAACGAGGGCGCGGACTTCCGCCCCGTCTTCGAGGAGACGGTCGACGTCGTCGCCGACGCCACCGCGGAACTGCCGGGCCGCGCGTGGCCCGTCCTCGGCGTCCACCCGGGACTCGTCTCGCATCTGGTCGACGAACGCGGGCTCTCGCCCGCCGAGGCGCGCGACGTGATGCAGTCGGGGTTGGACGTCGCCGCGGAGTACGTCCGCGCGGGCGACGCCCTCGCCCTCAAGTCGGGGCGACCGCACTACGACGTCTCCGAGGCGGTCTGGGAGGCGTCGAACGACGTGATGCGTCACGCCTTCGCCCTCGGGGCGGACCTCGACTGCGCGGTGCAGTTGCACACCGAGGCGTCCGACGACCTGACGGAGGTAGCCGAGTGGGCAGAGGACGCCGGGATGGCCCGAGAGCGAGTGGTCAAACACTACGCGGGCGGCCGCCTCGCGGGCCCGACGCCCAGCGTGATGAGCGAGAAAGACCGGCTCGAAGTCGCCGCCGAACGCGGGGCGCCGTTCCTGATGGAGACGGACTTCGTGGACGACGCCGACCGACCGGGCGCGGTCCTCGGGCCGAAGACGGTGCCCCGGCGCGTGCGGTGGATGCTGGAGGAGGGGTGGGACGACGCCGTCGCGACGGCGCACGTCGAGACGCCGCGGGACGTGTACGGCATCGACACGCGAGAGACGCTGACTCGCTGA
- the tuf gene encoding translation elongation factor EF-1 subunit alpha, with protein sequence MSDKPHQNLAIIGHVDHGKSTLVGRLLFETGSVPEHIIEQHREEAAEKGKSGFEFAYVMDNLAEERERGVTIDIAHQRFDTDKYYFTIVDTPGHRDFVKNMITGASQADHAVLVVAADDGVAPQTREHVFLARTLGIETLIIAVNKMDVVDYSEDTYEQVKTEVQELLKQVRFDSDDARFIPISAFEGDNIAEHSDNMDWFDGPTVLESLNNLPEPSPPTDAPLRLPIQDVYTISGIGTVPVGRVETGTLNVGDNVSFQPSDVAGEVKTIEMHHEEVPKAGPGDNVGFNVRGIGKDDIRRGDVCGPADDPPSVAETFQAQIVVMQHPSVITAGYTPVIHAHTAQVACTFESIDQKLDPSSGEVAEENPDFIQAGDAAVVTLRPQKPLSIEPSSEIAELGSFAIRDMGQTIAAGKVLSVDER encoded by the coding sequence ATGAGTGACAAACCACACCAGAACCTCGCCATCATCGGACACGTCGACCACGGCAAGTCCACGCTCGTCGGTCGTCTCCTGTTCGAGACTGGGAGCGTGCCGGAACACATCATCGAACAGCACCGCGAAGAGGCCGCCGAGAAGGGCAAGTCGGGCTTCGAGTTCGCCTACGTGATGGACAACCTCGCGGAGGAACGCGAACGCGGCGTGACCATCGACATCGCCCACCAGCGGTTCGACACGGACAAGTACTACTTCACCATCGTGGACACGCCCGGCCACCGCGACTTCGTGAAGAACATGATCACGGGCGCCTCGCAGGCCGACCACGCCGTCCTCGTCGTCGCCGCCGACGACGGCGTCGCGCCGCAGACGCGCGAACACGTCTTCCTCGCCCGCACGCTGGGCATCGAGACGCTCATCATCGCGGTCAACAAGATGGACGTCGTCGACTACTCGGAGGACACGTACGAGCAGGTCAAGACGGAGGTACAGGAACTGCTGAAGCAGGTCCGGTTCGACTCCGACGACGCCCGCTTCATCCCCATCTCGGCGTTCGAGGGGGACAACATCGCCGAGCACTCCGACAACATGGACTGGTTCGACGGGCCGACCGTGTTGGAGTCGCTGAACAACCTCCCCGAACCGTCGCCGCCGACGGACGCGCCGCTTCGACTCCCGATTCAGGACGTGTACACCATCTCCGGCATCGGGACGGTGCCCGTCGGCCGCGTCGAGACGGGGACGCTCAACGTGGGCGACAACGTCTCGTTCCAGCCGTCGGACGTCGCCGGCGAGGTGAAGACCATCGAGATGCACCACGAGGAGGTGCCGAAGGCGGGCCCCGGCGACAACGTCGGGTTCAACGTCCGCGGCATCGGCAAGGACGACATCCGCCGCGGCGACGTCTGCGGCCCGGCCGACGACCCGCCGTCCGTCGCCGAGACGTTCCAGGCGCAGATCGTCGTCATGCAGCACCCGTCGGTCATCACCGCCGGCTACACGCCGGTCATCCACGCGCACACCGCGCAGGTGGCCTGCACGTTCGAGTCCATCGACCAGAAACTCGACCCGTCGTCGGGCGAAGTCGCCGAGGAGAACCCCGACTTCATCCAGGCCGGCGACGCCGCCGTCGTGACGCTCAGACCGCAGAAGCCGCTCAGCATCGAGCCGTCCTCGGAGATAGCGGAACTCGGCTCCTTCGCCATCCGCGACATGGGGCAGACCATCGCGGCCGGGAAGGTGCTGAGCGTCGACGAGCGGTGA
- a CDS encoding YhjD/YihY/BrkB family envelope integrity protein has protein sequence MSRRNAAVETVRTVARSSLKHDIQYPAAALAYYGFVSLLPLLVLLLVVVGRPMVEPVRSATFRFLTPEAQGLVSDALANSTGKAGATAFAAAVLAWSAANVTAGFETMVDRVEDAAAESAPRRLRDAAGVLASFGLSVGSVVAASTLFVLLPNTALAAAGLGFLFVALSVVLLPLYYVPTSELPSPAAALPGAVTAALGWTVLLAGVRFYVSNAATYAIFGVLSVVLLVLTSLYLAAVVLMVGFVVNATLSGETAPTNAA, from the coding sequence ATGTCGCGTCGGAACGCCGCCGTCGAGACGGTGCGGACCGTCGCTCGCTCGTCCCTCAAACACGATATCCAGTACCCGGCCGCGGCGCTGGCGTACTACGGATTCGTCTCGCTGCTCCCGCTGTTGGTGTTGCTGCTGGTCGTCGTCGGCAGACCGATGGTCGAACCGGTCCGGAGCGCGACGTTCCGGTTTCTCACCCCCGAAGCGCAAGGGCTGGTGTCCGACGCGCTGGCGAACTCCACCGGGAAGGCCGGAGCGACGGCGTTCGCCGCCGCCGTCCTCGCCTGGAGCGCGGCGAACGTCACCGCCGGCTTCGAGACGATGGTCGACCGAGTGGAGGACGCCGCCGCCGAGTCGGCCCCCCGCAGGCTCCGCGACGCGGCCGGCGTCCTCGCGTCGTTCGGGCTGAGCGTCGGGTCCGTCGTCGCCGCGAGCACGCTGTTCGTCCTCCTGCCGAACACCGCGCTCGCCGCGGCCGGTCTGGGCTTCCTGTTCGTCGCGCTCTCCGTCGTGCTCCTCCCCCTGTACTACGTCCCGACGAGCGAACTGCCCTCGCCGGCGGCGGCGCTCCCCGGCGCCGTCACCGCTGCTCTCGGCTGGACGGTCCTCTTGGCCGGCGTCCGATTCTACGTCTCGAACGCGGCCACTTACGCGATTTTCGGCGTCCTCAGCGTCGTCTTGCTCGTACTCACGAGCCTGTATCTCGCAGCCGTCGTGCTCATGGTCGGCTTCGTCGTCAACGCGACGCTCTCGGGCGAGACGGCCCCGACGAACGCTGCGTGA
- the hmgB gene encoding hydroxymethylglutaryl-CoA synthase, with product MTAVGIDAIEIWTGKLRLDLPNTFAPEKGEDPEKYTKGLGLASSSFPDVYEDIVTMGANAAKRLMDREGLAPDDIGRIDVATESAFDNSKPVSTYIAGCLEQVYDGDFHHANKGERKFACLSGTQSIDDAYNWIKAGRHRGRAALVIATDTALYERGDPGEATQGAGAVAMLITENPSIVELSTEQGYGSADETDFLKPNQQFPSVDGKRSVQVYLARMREALEDYESVAGDTHPDDFEYIPFHTPFPGMVRKAAVLGFRHMTRDTDVEDELADEIGMQPRESEYDTWDDYEEAIRAYMDDLKETEQYREWYATTIEPTLSISRNVGNWYTGSVHIARLSALRDALERGDELAGKRMLVGSYGSGAQAEIHAETIVDGWAEHVEAIDVDGQLDRRQDITYDEYELIHDVHNHAKEVDVEEFTAPESEFVFTGWGRMNERRYDYVE from the coding sequence ATGACAGCCGTCGGCATCGACGCCATCGAGATTTGGACGGGGAAACTCAGACTCGACCTGCCGAACACCTTCGCGCCGGAGAAGGGCGAGGACCCCGAGAAGTACACGAAGGGGCTGGGTCTGGCATCGTCGTCGTTCCCGGACGTCTACGAGGACATCGTCACGATGGGAGCGAACGCGGCGAAGCGTCTGATGGACCGCGAGGGCCTCGCGCCCGACGACATCGGCCGCATCGACGTGGCGACGGAGTCCGCGTTCGACAACTCCAAACCCGTCTCGACGTACATCGCGGGGTGTCTCGAACAGGTGTACGACGGCGACTTCCACCACGCGAACAAGGGCGAACGCAAGTTCGCCTGCCTGTCGGGGACGCAGAGCATCGACGACGCGTACAACTGGATCAAGGCGGGCCGGCACCGCGGCCGCGCCGCACTCGTCATCGCCACGGACACCGCCCTGTACGAACGCGGTGACCCCGGCGAGGCGACGCAGGGCGCGGGCGCCGTCGCCATGCTCATCACGGAGAACCCGTCCATCGTCGAACTCTCGACCGAACAGGGCTACGGGAGCGCCGACGAGACGGACTTCCTGAAGCCGAACCAGCAGTTCCCCAGCGTGGACGGCAAGCGGTCGGTGCAGGTGTACCTCGCGCGGATGCGCGAGGCCCTCGAGGACTACGAGTCCGTCGCGGGCGACACCCACCCCGACGACTTCGAGTACATCCCGTTCCACACGCCGTTCCCCGGCATGGTCCGGAAGGCGGCCGTCCTCGGCTTCCGACACATGACGCGCGACACCGACGTCGAGGACGAACTCGCCGACGAAATCGGGATGCAACCCCGCGAGAGCGAGTACGACACGTGGGACGACTACGAGGAGGCCATCCGCGCCTACATGGACGACCTGAAGGAGACCGAGCAGTACCGCGAGTGGTACGCCACCACCATCGAACCGACGCTCTCCATCTCGCGGAACGTCGGCAACTGGTACACCGGGTCGGTCCACATCGCTCGCCTGTCCGCCCTGCGTGACGCCCTCGAACGCGGCGACGAGTTGGCGGGCAAGCGGATGCTCGTCGGGTCGTACGGTTCCGGCGCGCAGGCCGAGATTCACGCCGAGACCATCGTCGACGGGTGGGCCGAACACGTCGAGGCCATCGACGTGGACGGGCAACTCGACCGGCGGCAGGACATCACGTACGACGAGTACGAACTCATCCACGACGTCCACAACCACGCCAAAGAGGTGGACGTCGAGGAGTTCACCGCTCCCGAATCGGAGTTCGTCTTCACGGGCTGGGGTCGGATGAACGAACGCCGGTACGACTACGTCGAGTAG
- a CDS encoding helix-turn-helix domain-containing protein — protein MSEVPRDELARRIAGEITLSDDAGATLRKWRTDFDISQTALAEELDVSSSVISDYESGRRESPGIGVVRRMVEALLDIDQSRGGSRIRQYARVISAGFESDIVQDLREYATSVPLERLYEAMDATELVRGDHDHVSGHTVINSIQAITRLSSEEFYRLYGQSTSRALVFTGVSRGESPLVAMRVVNPTPNAVVLHGLTEDDLWEHAPALASIDGFSLAISNRDLDEMLDDLRALP, from the coding sequence ATGAGCGAGGTTCCGCGCGACGAACTCGCACGACGTATCGCCGGTGAGATAACGCTGAGCGACGACGCGGGCGCGACCCTCCGCAAGTGGCGGACGGACTTCGACATCTCGCAGACGGCGCTGGCCGAGGAGTTGGACGTGTCGTCGTCGGTCATCTCCGACTACGAGAGCGGACGGCGCGAGAGCCCCGGCATCGGCGTCGTCCGCCGGATGGTCGAGGCCCTCCTCGACATCGACCAGTCGCGCGGCGGCAGTCGCATCCGGCAGTACGCTCGCGTCATCTCCGCGGGGTTCGAGAGCGACATCGTCCAGGACCTGCGGGAGTACGCCACATCGGTCCCCCTCGAACGCCTGTACGAGGCGATGGACGCGACGGAACTCGTCCGCGGCGACCACGACCACGTGAGCGGGCACACCGTCATCAACAGCATCCAGGCCATCACGCGCCTGTCGTCCGAGGAGTTCTACCGCCTCTACGGGCAGTCCACGAGTCGCGCGCTCGTCTTCACGGGCGTCAGTCGCGGCGAGTCCCCCCTCGTGGCGATGCGCGTCGTCAACCCGACGCCGAACGCCGTCGTCCTCCACGGCCTGACGGAGGACGACCTGTGGGAACACGCCCCCGCCCTCGCCAGCATCGACGGCTTCTCGCTCGCCATCTCGAACCGCGACTTGGACGAGATGCTCGACGACCTGCGCGCGCTTCCCTGA
- a CDS encoding NYN domain-containing protein, which yields MDRARRTDASDDESAADDTPAEDAADELRVALFVDGPNVLRDEFDVDLDDVREAAAAVGRPTATRLYLDEHATPGLIQAAEARGFEVVVTSGDVDVRLAVDVTRFAVEGRADVVAIASRDTDFKPAIETANAYGIRTLAIAPGEFGRSDALRNAASDSVTLGDDEGPTMVGYDE from the coding sequence ATGGACCGCGCGCGCCGAACCGACGCGTCCGACGACGAATCCGCCGCAGACGACACTCCCGCCGAGGACGCCGCCGACGAACTGCGCGTCGCCCTGTTCGTGGACGGACCGAACGTCCTCCGCGACGAGTTCGACGTGGACCTGGACGACGTGCGCGAGGCGGCCGCCGCGGTGGGACGCCCCACGGCGACGCGCCTATACCTCGACGAGCACGCGACGCCCGGCCTGATTCAGGCCGCCGAGGCGCGCGGGTTCGAAGTCGTCGTCACCAGCGGCGACGTGGACGTGCGCCTCGCGGTGGACGTCACCCGATTCGCCGTCGAGGGCCGCGCCGACGTGGTCGCCATCGCCTCCCGCGACACCGACTTCAAGCCCGCCATCGAGACGGCGAACGCCTACGGCATCCGGACGCTGGCCATCGCCCCCGGCGAGTTCGGCCGGTCCGACGCCCTGCGGAACGCCGCGTCGGACAGCGTCACCCTCGGCGACGACGAGGGGCCGACGATGGTCGGCTACGACGAGTAG
- a CDS encoding GNAT family N-acetyltransferase: MTDATIRPYEPEDADDLWALKRGFELGIGANTGGEDKGETYEEKLDDDYRTRWLAWVDRCVDEDETCVAVAATADGLVGYAFVLPESLAFVWDAAVLNEIFVAPDARGTGVADGLMEAALDCAREQTLPLDRMVLDVDRENDRAQAFYERYGFEHWGEMVAREL, from the coding sequence ATGACCGACGCGACGATACGACCGTACGAACCGGAGGACGCCGACGACCTGTGGGCCCTGAAGCGCGGCTTCGAACTCGGCATCGGGGCGAACACCGGCGGCGAGGACAAGGGCGAGACGTACGAGGAGAAACTCGACGACGACTACCGGACCCGGTGGCTGGCGTGGGTCGACCGCTGCGTCGACGAGGACGAGACGTGCGTCGCCGTCGCGGCGACGGCCGACGGACTCGTCGGCTACGCGTTCGTCCTGCCCGAGTCGCTGGCGTTCGTCTGGGACGCCGCCGTCCTCAACGAGATATTCGTCGCGCCCGACGCGCGCGGCACGGGCGTCGCGGACGGCCTGATGGAGGCCGCCCTCGACTGCGCCCGCGAGCAGACGCTCCCGCTCGACCGGATGGTGCTCGACGTGGACCGGGAGAACGACCGCGCGCAGGCGTTCTACGAGCGGTACGGCTTCGAACACTGGGGCGAGATGGTCGCCAGAGAACTCTGA
- a CDS encoding transporter translates to MSPSSVRSPRTAVAGLGSGLGAGVLGYLLVYLATAGTIRNSAAFGFLEAFGSELSVWQVVGWSFLNVHGVKTLVPGLFGSTSSVDLVGTTEAFSPLLYAVPVVCLLAGGAAAATLSRASSPADGALSGAMVAFGYFVVAVAGLFAFTVSFGGNVVRPDPVTTVLLAGLVEPVALGGVGGAVAGAVRGGS, encoded by the coding sequence ATGTCTCCCAGCAGCGTTCGGTCGCCGCGAACAGCGGTCGCCGGCCTCGGAAGCGGCCTCGGAGCCGGCGTCCTCGGCTACCTCCTCGTCTACCTCGCGACGGCGGGGACGATACGGAACTCCGCCGCGTTCGGCTTCCTCGAAGCGTTCGGGAGCGAACTCTCGGTGTGGCAGGTCGTCGGCTGGTCGTTCCTGAACGTCCACGGCGTGAAGACGCTCGTCCCGGGCCTGTTCGGGTCCACGTCGAGCGTCGACCTCGTCGGGACGACGGAGGCGTTCTCCCCGCTCCTGTACGCCGTGCCGGTCGTCTGCCTCCTCGCCGGGGGCGCGGCGGCCGCGACGCTCTCGCGGGCGTCGTCGCCGGCGGACGGCGCGCTCTCGGGGGCGATGGTCGCGTTCGGCTACTTCGTCGTCGCCGTCGCCGGCCTGTTCGCCTTCACCGTCTCGTTCGGCGGGAACGTGGTCCGCCCCGACCCGGTGACGACGGTTCTCCTCGCGGGCCTGGTCGAACCCGTCGCCCTCGGCGGCGTCGGCGGTGCCGTCGCGGGCGCGGTTCGCGGCGGGTCGTAG
- a CDS encoding metal-dependent hydrolase — protein sequence MPSTVVHLALGGLIGAALLGAEFDRRSLLVVFAFTALPDLDVLAEPLLPGAHRSLGHTFVLPAVLFALLLWDARRGAASALRRRFGVRGVKLAWVGAFCLLAAGIVPDLLVGGVNAFYPLHDRFYTVDGRLLYSTDRGWVQTLVDLSPPEPKPARTTDNFQFRTVLDAAPTRGVEPAPEEARVERVFPVAMTGFRFGIVLLSAVVVSVRLAGDRFAGLFEA from the coding sequence ATGCCGTCGACCGTCGTCCACCTCGCACTCGGTGGACTCATCGGTGCCGCCCTCCTCGGCGCGGAGTTCGACCGGCGGAGCCTCCTCGTCGTGTTCGCGTTCACCGCGCTTCCGGACCTCGACGTGCTGGCGGAACCCCTCCTGCCGGGTGCGCACCGGTCGCTGGGGCACACGTTCGTCCTGCCGGCCGTCCTGTTCGCTCTCCTCCTCTGGGACGCGCGTCGCGGCGCGGCGTCGGCCCTCCGGCGGCGGTTCGGCGTGCGCGGCGTGAAACTGGCGTGGGTGGGGGCGTTCTGCCTCCTCGCCGCGGGCATCGTCCCGGACCTCCTCGTCGGCGGCGTGAACGCCTTCTACCCCCTCCACGACCGGTTCTACACGGTCGACGGCCGACTGCTCTACTCGACGGACCGGGGCTGGGTCCAGACGCTCGTGGACCTCTCGCCGCCGGAGCCGAAACCGGCCCGGACGACGGACAACTTCCAGTTCCGGACGGTGCTGGACGCCGCGCCGACGCGGGGCGTCGAACCGGCCCCCGAGGAGGCGCGCGTCGAACGCGTCTTCCCCGTCGCCATGACCGGCTTCCGGTTCGGTATCGTCCTCCTCTCCGCCGTCGTGGTGAGCGTGCGACTGGCCGGCGACCGGTTCGCGGGTCTGTTCGAGGCGTGA
- a CDS encoding PKD domain-containing protein: MTEQTPSASTRGQAESIGVVLLLGVVVVSVSAFGVFYLSDGFDGANAGGAGGASGTSVNLVGDVSRETLELSHAGGRPLPTAHLRVLVQNDSGGAEYAFDPGLMVDGDGDDAFEAGETWRLDWRRTVGEELTVRVVDAERNAVLFTESVTVSGTPTPGADNPARGETPTATETGTPVGTATRTPDDDGPPSAVARGGSVEGRAGESLTLDGSDTTDPDGDDLTYEWRITDGDGLSPDAARIVDDSPATPNATFEVRENVTDRTYELRVRLVVSDGSDTVRDGATVTVEKYNRPPNADAGDDSEMGLGDGERESLDAAATRASELDFGPTAGRDGTLGAGADAETRRFDRRHALAGGVVGSLTLDGSGSSDPDGDDLTYEWEVVDDDGLGGGLELTDADSVRPTLRLTDVVTDRDREVTVRLTVTDDDGATDTDAVNVSVAPVDPNDAPAGGWPGWLEWLLRLLFGWL; the protein is encoded by the coding sequence ATGACCGAACAGACGCCGTCGGCTTCGACGCGAGGACAGGCGGAGTCGATAGGCGTCGTCCTCCTCCTCGGCGTCGTCGTCGTGAGCGTGAGTGCGTTCGGGGTGTTCTACCTCTCGGACGGGTTCGACGGCGCGAACGCCGGCGGGGCCGGCGGCGCGTCCGGCACGTCGGTGAACCTCGTCGGCGACGTCTCCCGCGAGACGCTGGAACTCTCGCACGCCGGGGGTCGGCCGCTACCGACGGCGCACCTCCGCGTCCTCGTGCAGAACGACTCCGGGGGAGCCGAGTACGCGTTCGACCCCGGACTGATGGTCGACGGCGACGGCGACGACGCGTTCGAGGCGGGCGAGACGTGGCGACTGGACTGGCGTCGGACCGTCGGCGAGGAACTGACCGTCCGCGTGGTGGACGCGGAGCGAAACGCCGTGCTGTTCACCGAGTCGGTGACCGTCTCGGGGACGCCGACGCCGGGGGCCGACAACCCCGCCCGCGGCGAGACGCCGACGGCGACGGAGACGGGGACGCCGGTCGGGACGGCGACGCGGACGCCCGACGACGACGGCCCGCCCTCGGCCGTCGCCCGCGGCGGGTCCGTCGAGGGGCGGGCGGGCGAGTCGCTGACGCTCGACGGCTCGGACACGACCGACCCCGACGGCGACGACCTGACGTACGAGTGGCGGATAACCGACGGCGACGGACTCTCGCCGGACGCCGCGCGAATCGTGGACGACTCGCCGGCCACGCCGAACGCGACGTTCGAGGTTCGCGAGAACGTGACCGACCGGACGTACGAACTCCGCGTGCGCCTCGTCGTCTCCGACGGGAGCGACACGGTACGCGACGGCGCGACGGTCACCGTCGAGAAGTACAACCGACCGCCGAACGCCGACGCGGGCGACGACAGCGAGATGGGTCTCGGGGACGGCGAGCGAGAGTCGCTCGACGCGGCGGCGACGCGGGCGAGCGAACTCGACTTCGGTCCCACCGCCGGCCGCGACGGGACGCTCGGAGCCGGTGCCGACGCCGAGACGCGGCGGTTCGACCGGCGTCACGCTCTCGCCGGCGGCGTCGTCGGGTCGCTGACGCTCGACGGGTCGGGGAGCTCCGACCCCGACGGCGACGACCTGACGTACGAGTGGGAAGTCGTCGACGACGACGGACTCGGCGGCGGCCTCGAACTGACCGACGCCGACAGCGTCCGGCCGACGCTCAGGCTCACCGACGTCGTCACCGACCGCGACCGGGAGGTGACCGTCCGACTCACCGTCACCGACGACGACGGGGCCACCGACACCGACGCGGTGAACGTGAGCGTCGCGCCCGTCGACCCGAACGACGCGCCCGCCGGCGGGTGGCCGGGGTGGCTGGAGTGGTTGCTCCGCCTGCTGTTCGGGTGGCTCTGA
- a CDS encoding ArsR/SmtB family transcription factor — protein MSRRGADELFELLGNELAREILVHTSDDSRSASELAGRCDVSKPTVYRRLEELERHELVEKEACYDADGNHYAAYACRVEEMTFGVDGDGVTVELDRCSPVADDG, from the coding sequence GTGTCACGCCGGGGCGCCGACGAACTGTTCGAACTGCTCGGAAACGAACTCGCGCGCGAGATACTCGTCCACACGAGCGACGACTCGCGTTCGGCCAGCGAACTCGCGGGCCGGTGCGACGTGTCGAAGCCGACCGTCTACCGGCGGTTGGAGGAACTCGAACGGCACGAGTTGGTCGAGAAGGAGGCCTGTTACGACGCCGACGGCAACCACTACGCGGCGTACGCCTGCCGGGTCGAAGAGATGACGTTCGGCGTCGACGGCGACGGCGTCACGGTCGAACTCGACCGCTGTTCGCCCGTCGCCGACGACGGGTGA
- a CDS encoding DUF2150 family protein — protein MTEAEETYYTEERWQNWLTRVEDEELDPENEDSARLLLNLQDDAAIAVAKIVSAHEEETLSEEEALEELEGVREIVLSEPTFEGDDVEEKVMLIDGVQTSLVCVFYAAEEYIVGGPAEPAPLEEYVEAAAEAETQEDLDAALGYLVQAGTRIIEGDELDMSIAEELEYGLVSEWLNGLDSLQSAMSDPEVVEEEDA, from the coding sequence ATGACCGAGGCCGAGGAGACCTACTACACGGAAGAACGCTGGCAGAACTGGCTCACGCGCGTCGAGGACGAGGAGCTCGACCCCGAGAACGAGGACTCCGCGCGACTCCTGTTGAACCTGCAGGACGACGCCGCCATCGCGGTGGCCAAGATAGTCTCCGCGCACGAGGAGGAGACGCTCTCGGAGGAGGAGGCCCTCGAAGAACTCGAAGGCGTCCGCGAAATCGTCCTCTCGGAGCCGACGTTCGAGGGCGACGACGTCGAGGAGAAGGTGATGCTCATCGACGGCGTCCAGACGAGTCTGGTCTGCGTCTTCTACGCCGCCGAGGAGTACATCGTCGGCGGGCCCGCCGAACCCGCACCGCTCGAAGAGTACGTCGAGGCCGCCGCCGAGGCCGAGACGCAGGAGGACCTCGACGCCGCACTCGGCTACCTCGTGCAGGCGGGGACGCGCATCATCGAGGGTGACGAACTCGACATGTCTATCGCCGAGGAGCTGGAGTACGGACTCGTCTCCGAGTGGCTCAACGGCCTCGACAGCCTCCAGAGCGCCATGAGCGACCCCGAAGTCGTCGAAGAAGAGGACGCGTAA